CATCATTATCctttatattgtcaaaaaaaaaaaaacactgatGCAGCCTCGATCGCAGTCACGCTGCCATGAGACAACATCAAAAACTATGATAACATGACCTTGATTGCCATTGCAGACTTTTTAAAAAACCCAGATTACAACTatggtaaaaaaacaaaaaatacaaaatgaagTACCATAGCAAACTTGAATAAACACTCAGTTATAGCATCTGAGTTTAACCGGaaatggattctctcaatttGAAGTGCTCCTCAGgtaattacaaaaacaaaagttcAAGAACAGGCTAAAAGCTATTTCTTATAAATAGTTGAAATCAAACACTTTTACAAGGGTTCTTGTGGAAGCAACTTTAGTATCAGCTTCACATATTTGTACAGAAGAAtttgtatatataattatacaaaacaacaaTCAGATATAAAGTCAACCTTAAACGACACAACTACAGCTAGTTATACCAAAGGGGTAGCTCTCAGATAGTGTGATAGGAACATAAAAGAACTATCAGCATTTTCAAAGAGAAAACTTGCCTTTGAAGCTTTACCAGCGAAAAAGAGGAAAGCCAAATGATACtcataatttcattttatttttgttgtgtaAGCAATTTACGGACCCATAAGTATTCTTCCCATGTTCGGTGGGCAAGGATAAGCCGAATGGTTTAAAGATGAATTATCACTCGGATTTTCTCTAGAACCATATGGATTTGAGTTGTTATTTAGTACACCAAAGTATACTGGAGGCGGAGTATTATGAACAAACTTGAAACTGGAATTGCTGTTGTGATTGTGAGTTTGGTTCTCCCCATATTCAGTAAGCATCATTCTCCCTTGATTGTTTGATCTATTTTCAGCAGTTCTTGGGCTAAGGCCCATTCCAAGGTCAAGGCTAATAGTATCACTTTCTTCTCGCCGGATTTTTGTATGTCCACCTGCAGCTGATGGTCCTGCCATATCATGACTATTATTCCTTGCAGTTGGTACATCATGATTGTGTTTACCCTCGTATGTGGTTATTACAGCTTTTGGATCATGAGATGCCCTCTCCACGTGTTTTCTAACCGGGCAACCAGCATTTGTGCATTTGTAATAACTCCTGCGGAAAGCAGCAAGGTTATACAAAAAGATGCAATAAATTCCCAGATTTTTATCAAATACAAAAACAATGTTGTCACTAAAGCAAAAAGATGCAATAAGATCTAAGTACAGCTTTGATTTACATTCCATGCGAGGTTTTTACTAAGGCACCAAAATCAAATTCCATTACAGTGGAAACACAAGAAGAGACATGTTTAGACACACTTCATCATATACAGTGCTGTCAATCGCAGTTCAAATAAAACAGCAATTTGTAAAATTCCACTAAGCGATTAGTTTGTgctaaatactccctccggccttaattataagcaaattctactttttagattcattggaaAATCAATGTATTTGGCCTTAAGTAAGTCTAGATACATTGGTATtcaaatgaatctaaaaagtagaatttgcttataattaaggccggagggagtagcAGTTTGTGCTAAATAGAATATCGTGTAGCATGTTTACCCTCTATTTGGTAGCACTTTGTGCTAAATAGCATATCGTGGAACACTGGCGATTAGTTCAAATACAGCTATGCCATAGCGCCGCAATTTGACAAACACCAATCATATTGATAGTCAAAGTAACAATCACAGGACTTGAGATGCATGAAACATGTGGCACTATATAGTATATCCATCATAGGGGTCAATTAAAGATTGTTCTAAGTGCCCAATGAATTTGGAAAATGATACAAAAGCAGACCATATCtaagttttgtaaggttgagttaggcccaactccTCATTCTAGGatggttttgtaaggttgagtatTGAAGTTGTATCTAAGTCTCACGTTGCCAAAGTTTTTGGGCTGTGCAATGTAAATGTGTTTGGCCACCTCATCGTATGAACTAGCTTTTAAGAGTGAGATCCATTTAACATAGACAATGACAAAATTTCAGATAGTATTCAATTTAAATCTATAAGACTAGAAGAACTACAATATTTGGCTAATGGGATGATAACAACTGAAAGAGAATCTTCATAATCAGTATAAACTAGTCAATCATGCAAATAAGTAAATATCTTATTGCCGCTCCTTTTCCCCTAAAATGCTTTATAACTCACTATTAACCTACTGCCATAACCATCCTTATGCTTGTAGACATATTTTCCTGAGAGCATTGAAGTAAACATGTATTCCTCTACAATTTCTTGATATCTAAGTATCTAACAGTTCTCCATTTACCACTGTGTTTATTTGCATATTCTTACTTTCTTAGTGGTGATGCTCTAACAATCGAATTGCTTTCTTTGCCAATATGTACACccttataagcaaaaaaacactttagattcattgaacaaTTGATATATCTGGTCAATAGTATAAACCAGATATAccagttatttaatgaatctaaaaagtattttttgcttataatagcgACCGGAGGGTTATGTAATTATTTTAGTTCCTCTTTAACCCACCATTATAACCTGTCAAGTGTCAATGCTAATTCCACCTACAACTTTTTCATAGGATCAGCCTTGTACTAATTTGATTTTGCAATTATTTCAGTGTTTCTTTGCTGTTCATAGCAATGATGTTCTTACATTTAAACTGATTCCTTAACCATaatgtatttaattattttcctaACCTACCATCATCACTTGttgtcagattttatattggaAATTCCgtcttcattgcggtccgcccccatccgtctaattgcggcatttgggttgccttcattgcagcctccaacaccttcatcgtgttgggtgtgaaggggtggatttagtcccacattgctaaggatatggcctgtgtagcgtttatatagcttgggcaaccctcacctcacaagccggttttgtagggttgagttaggcccaatataaaatttgacactTGTCAATGCCAATTCAGTACTGGTGTACAGCATCGATTTCCCAGGCATCAAGCCATCAACCTTAAACTAACTTTGGATTTCACAATTAATTCAAACTGAGGACTCAAAAAATAGATAATAGAATCCTCTGAATGAATATCACAACTCTTAATATAACCTTGCATGACGTTATGATTTAGAATTTAGAATAAACACCATTACAAAAATGATATAGGATGCAACTCTTTTCCCTTTTCCAGAATCCAGAAATCATTTTCTCAAATCGTATCCAAATAAGGgagaaatatttttcttttaaactaaggttttgtttttgtaaaataatcTGAAACAAGCACAATAAATTGGACTTAAATTTagtttatattgtatagttATCGATGTGAGGGCGTACCTAGGGTTAGGATTCCCTCTTACCACCTTCTGCCCATATTTACGCCAGCGATAACCATCATCCAATATGTCAACCTCACTCAGAGTTTGTACAACGACACGTGGCTCCCGGATAGGCTTAACTACAGGAGTGATGTCAAGATCCATTTTTCTGCTCAATAAAAAACTCATGATCAGCAagtgtacaagaaacaacaaaaaaattagaacCCTGGTCTAAGTCGTCAAACCTTCGCTTTGAGAAAGGATCGTCTTCATCAACCTCATCATTACTCCGGTTAGACAAAAACCCTGCACCCTCTGGACTATCAGCATTTGTTGCTATAGGCGATAGCTCTGGAGTACTGTCACGCTCAGCTGCATGAGACATCTGACCATAATTATTAAATCCTTTGTCTACAATTCAagaattaaaagaaaagaaagtcaTGTTATTTGTTTGACACTAAGTAAGAATAGAATGGAATCAATGAGAAGTATTCATCCAGTATTACCGTCTCGGCTAGTCAAAGAAGCCCTATCAGATCTATCTTCTTGCACAGACATAACATTTCCACCAGAGTATCGACGGCTTGGTTGAGGTTTAGGATGATCATGTGTTCCTTTGTAAACTATTTCGGTAATTTGGCCATCATGAGAGCGTTCAAAGAGTTTCTTCACTTCACAGTTAGGATGTGTGCATTTGTAATAACTGCGTGGAAATTCACATCCTTTAACAAGCTTCTGCCCATATTTTCGCCAATTGTATCCATCATCGGATGCCTTGTCGGCAGCAACTTGTCCACTGCCCCTACCATCAACTTGTGATGCTTGAAGCCCAGTTGGTATGTTGCCACTGGGATTTAATTCGTCCAAATTGGCTTCAGTATGAGCACTAGCCCCTGAACTAACCATTTGAACAGGTGATGATGATAGACTTATTTCATCTGAAGGGGCAGTTATTTCTCTTTTGACTAATGGTGAAACAAAAGATTGAACTTTTCCTTGACCATCTATTTGAGCAGGTTTTTCACATGCATGGTTGTGAAAGTCAACAGGAACCTTAGACAAGTGAAGAGCATTGTGTAAGTACTATGCAACAATTAGCAATATTCAAAACAAGATTAACCAGAACATTGTACATGACAACTAAATCCGTTTCCGCTTTACCACccaaaaaaataagagaaaaggaCTAGTGAAAATAGTATACTTAATCATCCTATCTTGTTAAATTAGTACAGTTTATCATCGGATAAAATTAAAAGGGGGCGGGGGGGGAAGTGAAAGTCAAGTCTGTGTGTCCACAATCCACCTTAGTACGCTTATATTCATCAATTTTACTAATATCAAGTAATTCATTACCATATTTGATCTACCGTGCGGTTTGAACTCAAAGAAGCTGTATTTTCCGTCATCAACAGTATTACTATTGAAGCGTCCACTGGTTACAGGAAGTGTAGCAGACGCAGAAGAAGTTATAAAACCATGTCCTATTTGTTGAAGCCTAGGAAGGGAACCTGTTGTGGGTGAAGGTTCTACCTGCAAGAGACAAGAAAAGTTATTATATAATCTAAAACCCTCT
This portion of the Trifolium pratense cultivar HEN17-A07 linkage group LG3, ARS_RC_1.1, whole genome shotgun sequence genome encodes:
- the LOC123918900 gene encoding probable WRKY transcription factor 20 isoform X1, translating into MDAGEPQFRRQASGEMEHDHEDPNRTGSRPDSASDGATTSANTSGARYKLMSPAKLPISRSPVLTIPPGLSPTSFLESPVLLSNMKVEPSPTTGSLPRLQQIGHGFITSSASATLPVTSGRFNSNTVDDGKYSFFEFKPHGRSNMVPVDFHNHACEKPAQIDGQGKVQSFVSPLVKREITAPSDEISLSSSPVQMVSSGASAHTEANLDELNPSGNIPTGLQASQVDGRGSGQVAADKASDDGYNWRKYGQKLVKGCEFPRSYYKCTHPNCEVKKLFERSHDGQITEIVYKGTHDHPKPQPSRRYSGGNVMSVQEDRSDRASLTSRDDKGFNNYGQMSHAAERDSTPELSPIATNADSPEGAGFLSNRSNDEVDEDDPFSKRRKMDLDITPVVKPIREPRVVVQTLSEVDILDDGYRWRKYGQKVVRGNPNPRSYYKCTNAGCPVRKHVERASHDPKAVITTYEGKHNHDVPTARNNSHDMAGPSAAGGHTKIRREESDTISLDLGMGLSPRTAENRSNNQGRMMLTEYGENQTHNHNSNSSFKFVHNTPPPVYFGVLNNNSNPYGSRENPSDNSSLNHSAYPCPPNMGRILMGP
- the LOC123918900 gene encoding probable WRKY transcription factor 20 isoform X3, whose translation is MVPVDFHNHACEKPAQIDGQGKVQSFVSPLVKREITAPSDEISLSSSPVQMVSSGASAHTEANLDELNPSGNIPTGLQASQVDGRGSGQVAADKASDDGYNWRKYGQKLVKGCEFPRSYYKCTHPNCEVKKLFERSHDGQITEIVYKGTHDHPKPQPSRRYSGGNVMSVQEDRSDRASLTSRDDKGFNNYGQMSHAAERDSTPELSPIATNADSPEGAGFLSNRSNDEVDEDDPFSKRRKMDLDITPVVKPIREPRVVVQTLSEVDILDDGYRWRKYGQKVVRGNPNPRSYYKCTNAGCPVRKHVERASHDPKAVITTYEGKHNHDVPTARNNSHDMAGPSAAGGHTKIRREESDTISLDLGMGLSPRTAENRSNNQGRMMLTEYGENQTHNHNSNSSFKFVHNTPPPVYFGVLNNNSNPYGSRENPSDNSSLNHSAYPCPPNMGRILMGP
- the LOC123918900 gene encoding probable WRKY transcription factor 20 isoform X2; this translates as MDAGEPQFRRQASGEMEHDHEDPNRTGSRPDSASDGATTSANTSGARYKLMSPAKLPISRSPVLTIPPGLSPTSFLESPVLLSNMKVEPSPTTGSLPRLQQIGHGFITSSASATLPVTSGRFNSNTVDDGKYSFFEFKPHGRSNMVPVDFHNHACEKPAQIDGQGKVQSFVSPLVKREITAPSDEISLSSSPVQMVSSGASAHTEANLDELNPSGNIPTGLQASQVDGRGSGQVAADKASDDGYNWRKYGQKLVKGCEFPRSYYKCTHPNCEVKKLFERSHDGQITEIVYKGTHDHPKPQPSRRYSGGNVMSVQEDRSDRASLTSRDAERDSTPELSPIATNADSPEGAGFLSNRSNDEVDEDDPFSKRRKMDLDITPVVKPIREPRVVVQTLSEVDILDDGYRWRKYGQKVVRGNPNPRSYYKCTNAGCPVRKHVERASHDPKAVITTYEGKHNHDVPTARNNSHDMAGPSAAGGHTKIRREESDTISLDLGMGLSPRTAENRSNNQGRMMLTEYGENQTHNHNSNSSFKFVHNTPPPVYFGVLNNNSNPYGSRENPSDNSSLNHSAYPCPPNMGRILMGP